The following DNA comes from Streptomyces sp. Ag109_O5-10.
CGCTACGCCGTCATGCCTGGTCGCGCAGTTCCCCGCGCCCGTTACGGGGCCCTGTGGCCGGCGCCCCTGTGAGCGAACCGGTCCTTCGCGTAGCGTCCCCGGTGCTCCACGGGAACCGTCCCGCTCGCCGCGCCCAGGCCGAACTCCGGCATGTCGAAGTAGATCGACTCGTAGCCGCCCTCGGGTGCCACGTACGTCTCGTGCCACAGGCCCACATGGCCGCGCAGCTTCCCCGCGCGCTCCTTGCGGTTGACGATGCCCCACATCCCGTGGTGGACCGTTTCCGGTGAACTCGCGTACGCGTACAGCTTGTCCTTCGACTCCCAGTACTGGACGACGTAGTACGTCCGCGGCGACGCGGTCAGCAGGACGCGGCCGAGCAGCCCTCGGCCGGGGTCCCGCGCCAGCTCCTTCAGCATGCGGAACATCGACAGCATGACCGGGAGCCACTGGTGGACCGCCCAGAAGTGGTTGACGCGCATGCCGATGAGCAGGACCACGGCATCGCCCTCGCGGGCAGCGGTCGTACGGCCTCGAACCGGTTTGGCGGACATGAGGAACGGCACCCCCGGAAGCCTGTCGGATAGCGGCACTATCCTTCTGTCGATGCTTGGATAGTGGCACTTACCAAGGAGGCGCGCAAGACATGCGGCTTGCCCAGTTGAGCGAGCGCAGCGGGGTGTCCGCCGCGACGATCAAGTACTACCTGCGCGAGGGGCTGCTGCCGCCCGGCCGTCAGGTCAACGCCACGACCTCCGAGTACGGCGACGAGCATCTGCGGCGGCTGCGGCTGGTGCGGGCGATGATCCAGGTAGGACGGGTCCCCGTGGCGACGGTCCGCGAGGTGCTCGGGCATGTCGACGACGACTCGCTGGGCCGCACGATCCGGGTGGGCGCCGCGCTGTGGGCGCTGCCGCAGCTGCCGGAGCCGGACGAGGACGACGAGTACGTGCGGGGCGCGCACCGGGAGGCCGATGCCCTGCTGGACGCCCTCGGCTGGGACAACGCCAAGCAGCTGACGACGATCTCGCCGGCGTACCGGCAGCTGGTGGTGGCGCTGGCCGCGTTCCGCCGGCTCGGCTACGACTGGGGCGCCGAACTCCTCGTACCGCACGCGAAGTTGATGTACCAGGCGGCCGTCGCCGACCTGGACTTCCTGGAGACGCGTCCATCGGAGGAGGAGAAGGCGGAGGCCGCGGTGGCCAGCGCGGTGCTGGTGGAGCCGATGCTCCAGGCGCTGCACCGACTGGCCCAGGAGGAGGAGTCGGCCCGGCGCTACGGCTTCGAGTAGGGCACAGCGCGCATACGCACAGAAGGCCCTCCGCCGAAGCGGAGGGCCTTCCTCGTGTACCCCCGACCGGATTCGAACCGGCGCTACCGCCTTGAGAGGGCGGCGTGCTAGGCCGCTACACAACGGGGGCGTGGATCTTACGTTTCCGCAGATCCGAGCTGGTCTACCTGGACTCGAACCAAGACTAACTGAACCAGAATCAGTCGTGCTGCCAATTACACCATAGACCAATGATGGTTTAGACCAGTTCGTACCCCCGACCGGATTCGAACCGGCGCTACCGCCTTGAGAGGGCGGCGTGCTAGGCCGCTACACAACGGGGGCCCTAGCGATCATCCGTGGAAGATCTCCGTACCCCCGACCGGATTCGAACCGGCGCTACTGCCTTGAGAGGGCAGCGTGCTAGGCCGCTACACAACGGGGGCTTTGCAGATGAGCTCTGCGAGCTGGCCTACCTGGACTCGAACCAAGACTAACTGAACCAGAATCAGTCGTGCTGCCAATTACACCATAGGCCACTGGAACGCAAGCCCCTGAGGGGATCTTGTTCTAGTTTTGCGCCCTCGGTTCCGGCCTTTCGGCCCGCTCCCCGGCGGCGCAGGAAGAACATTACCTGAAGGTGGACGGGGCTCCAAAACGGGTATCGGCGCGGAGGATCGCGGGCAGTTCGGCGAGGGAGGCGATCCGGTGCGGGCCGCCGGGGGCGTCGGCCCTGGTAGCCGGGCCTACGGACGGTCCGCGGCGGTCGATCCACACCGACAGCAGCCCGGCGTCGGCGGCGCCGCGCCCGTCGATCTCCGGGTGGTCCCCGACGTACGCGACCTCGTGCGGGGCGAGTTCCAGGGCCTCGCAGGCCGCCAGGAAGGCAGCGGCTGCGGGCTTGGACACGCCCAGTTCGGCGGCGCACAGGACGGCCTCGAAGCGCTCGTGCACCCCGAGCGTGCGCAGCTTGCGGTCCTGGACATGCCGGCTGGAGTTGGACAGCACGGCATGCCGGTAGCCGGCCGCGAGGGCGTCCAGGGCCGGCAGGACGTCGGGGAAGAGGGCCCAGACGGCCTCGTAGTGCGTCAGGTAGCGGCGGAACCAGTCGTCGGCCTGCACGTCGGTCAGCTCCGCGCCGAGGAAGACCCGCACCCGGTCGCGGCGCTGGTCCTCGAAGGAGAGCTCACCCGCCGAGAACCGCGCCCACTGCTGGTCGGTGATCTCCCGCCACCGCACCAGCGCCGCCTCCGCACTCCCCCACCCCGCGAGCAGCCCCTCCGCCACCAGGTGCGCCCGCATCCCCTCGCGGTCGGCGGTGGTGTAGTCGAAAAGGGTGTCGTCGACGTCCCAGACCACGGCTCTGATCACCCTCTCAGACTGGCACACTGGGAGCATGAGCGAGTACCGAGTCCAGTTCACGGTTGAGGCCCGTGCGGCCTACGACGGGCTGCCCGGCGAGCGTCGAGCCCAGCTGGACAAGGCCGTGCGGATACTGGCGCGTGATCCCTTCCGCAAGGCTGCGACAGCGCAACTCGGCCCCGACGAACACCTCAGGAAGGCGTACGTGGCCCCCGGCGTGATGCTGGAATACATGGTCGCGGGCGCGATCATGGTCGTCGTCGTCCTGGAGATCTTCGACGAGTTCACCTACCTGGTCGACGAGGCCGACGCCGTCTGACGCGAACGCCCGAGGGGCGGCCCCCGGGGTCACCGGGTGCCGCCCCTCGCGCATGTCCGGGCGTTACGCGCTCAGCTTCGCCAGCGCCGCGTCGATCCGGGCCAGGGTCTTCTCCTTGCCCAGGATCTCCAGGGACTCGAAGAGCGGCAGGCCGACCGTGCGGCCCGTGACGGCGACGCGGACCGGGGCCTGGGCCTTGCCGAGCTTGAGGCCGTGGGCCTCGCCGGCGGCCAGGACGGCCTCCTTCAGGGACTCGGGAGAGGTCCAGTCGGCGGACTCCAGCTTCTCGCGGGCCGTGGCGAGGAGGGCGTCGCTGCCCTCCTTCATCGCCTTGGTCCAGGACGCCTCGTCGTAAACCGGCTCCGGCAGGAACAGGAAGTCGACGTTCTCGGTGATCTCCGAGAGGACCTTCAGGCGGGTCTGCGCGTGCGGCGCGATCGCCTGCCACTTCGCCTCGTCGAAGTCCTCCGGCGCCCAGGGTGCGAAGGGGGCCCGCAGCCAGGGGGCGCAGCGCTCCGTGAAGTCCTTCACGTCCAGCATGCGGATGTGGTCGGCGTTGATCGCCTCGCACTTCTTCAGGTCGAAGCGGGCCGGGTTGGGGTTCACGTCGGCGATGTCGAAGGCCGCGACCATCTCCTGGACGGAGAAGATGTCCCGGTCCGCGGAGAGCGACCAGCCCAGCAGTGAGAGGTAGTTGAGCAGGCCCTCGGGCAGGAAACCGCGCTCCCGGTAGAGGTTGAGGGAGGCCTGCGGGTCGCGCTTCGACAGCTTCTTGTTGCCCTCGCCCATGACGTAGGGGAGGTGGCCGAAGGCCGGGATCTGCCGGGCGATGCCGAGGTCGATCAGCGCCTTGTAGAGGGCGACCTGGCGCGGGGTGGAGGAGAGCAGGTCCTCGCCGCGCAGGACGTGGGTGATCTCCATCAGGGCGTCGTCGACCGGGTTGACCAGCGTGTACAGCGGGGCGCCGTTGGCACGGACGATGCCGTAGTCCGGCACGTTCTCCGGGGTGAAGGTCAGCTCGCCGCGGACCAGGTCGGTGAAGGTGATCGTCTCGTCGGGCATCCGGAAGCGGACGATGGGCGTGCGGCCCTGCGCCTTGTACTCCGCCACCTGCTCCGCGCTCAGGTCGCGGCAGTGGCCGTCGTAGCCGGACG
Coding sequences within:
- a CDS encoding DUF4188 domain-containing protein, yielding MSAKPVRGRTTAAREGDAVVLLIGMRVNHFWAVHQWLPVMLSMFRMLKELARDPGRGLLGRVLLTASPRTYYVVQYWESKDKLYAYASSPETVHHGMWGIVNRKERAGKLRGHVGLWHETYVAPEGGYESIYFDMPEFGLGAASGTVPVEHRGRYAKDRFAHRGAGHRAP
- a CDS encoding MerR family transcriptional regulator, which produces MRLAQLSERSGVSAATIKYYLREGLLPPGRQVNATTSEYGDEHLRRLRLVRAMIQVGRVPVATVREVLGHVDDDSLGRTIRVGAALWALPQLPEPDEDDEYVRGAHREADALLDALGWDNAKQLTTISPAYRQLVVALAAFRRLGYDWGAELLVPHAKLMYQAAVADLDFLETRPSEEEKAEAAVASAVLVEPMLQALHRLAQEEESARRYGFE
- a CDS encoding HAD family hydrolase, which produces MIRAVVWDVDDTLFDYTTADREGMRAHLVAEGLLAGWGSAEAALVRWREITDQQWARFSAGELSFEDQRRDRVRVFLGAELTDVQADDWFRRYLTHYEAVWALFPDVLPALDALAAGYRHAVLSNSSRHVQDRKLRTLGVHERFEAVLCAAELGVSKPAAAAFLAACEALELAPHEVAYVGDHPEIDGRGAADAGLLSVWIDRRGPSVGPATRADAPGGPHRIASLAELPAILRADTRFGAPSTFR
- a CDS encoding type II toxin-antitoxin system RelE/ParE family toxin, yielding MSEYRVQFTVEARAAYDGLPGERRAQLDKAVRILARDPFRKAATAQLGPDEHLRKAYVAPGVMLEYMVAGAIMVVVVLEIFDEFTYLVDEADAV
- the gltX gene encoding glutamate--tRNA ligase; the encoded protein is MTSAPGTPVRVRFCPSPTGNPHVGLVRTALFNWAFARHHQGTLVFRIEDTDTARDSEESYTQLLEAMRWLGFDWDEGPEVGGPHAPYRQSQRMDLYKDVAAKLLDAGHAYHCYCSQEELDSRREAARAAGKPSGYDGHCRDLSAEQVAEYKAQGRTPIVRFRMPDETITFTDLVRGELTFTPENVPDYGIVRANGAPLYTLVNPVDDALMEITHVLRGEDLLSSTPRQVALYKALIDLGIARQIPAFGHLPYVMGEGNKKLSKRDPQASLNLYRERGFLPEGLLNYLSLLGWSLSADRDIFSVQEMVAAFDIADVNPNPARFDLKKCEAINADHIRMLDVKDFTERCAPWLRAPFAPWAPEDFDEAKWQAIAPHAQTRLKVLSEITENVDFLFLPEPVYDEASWTKAMKEGSDALLATAREKLESADWTSPESLKEAVLAAGEAHGLKLGKAQAPVRVAVTGRTVGLPLFESLEILGKEKTLARIDAALAKLSA